AGACaacatgaataaaataaaattgatggAATAGGCTTGTTTTCGCTCTAGTTGTGTGACATTGAGTGACaggttttgatttattttcatcGCGTCGCGGCGTACAAATTGTTGCATTTACCAGAATGTTGAGTGCTCTGTGTAATAATATACGAAATTTCGTATTTTTTCTCCGAATATTGAATCTCGCGATTATTTTTTCTCGAGATcctttttttttgaaatcgtgattttttatgtatttcagtgtattttttgcattaaaaacttattttcaaatttaccgTGTAATAATACATTTCGGTGAATTATttgtattataaattcagtagaaaaccgaattatagccgctatcgaaattggatttttccaaggatttttctcacaatccatacgttaaacctaaattcggaagtagtgcgctgtatagcacatcaccaaatgaaaacagcgcaccacttccaaagttaggtttaacgtatggattgtgagaaaaatcaaactttgttagcggctataattcggttttgcaacgaattgataatattttcgTGTATTACATATTGgtattttttgcattatttttcttTGAGTATTTAAGATTCAATCATCGACATCAGTGAATCGCCTCTCGGtagaaacaacgtttagattatttggagtggaCAAATATgacacaccgcgaaaatcggactgCTGTAGGCCGTGcacgtaaccagaatgtcggacaataacccggtgaaaatggttctcgacaacgatccgacgggcacaagaaggcgaggtgcgcagcgggcaaggtgaatcgatcaggttgaagatgacttgcggacccttcgtagactgtgtggttggcgacgtgtagccatggaccgagccgaatgtagaagactcttatataccgcacaggccacttcggccttagtctgaataaataataataataatcgaaaGTGTTTGACTGTTGATGCTATATGTGGCATAATGAGTTTCTGAAAGTGTTTTGCACTCGAGTTTCACAtgcacggttagatgactttacccattaatgggtactatgatattgttgatattattccaaGGGGTGGGACGCTGAGCACAATGTTCCAAGCACACTTTTTCGCCATGTGTCGGAACACTATTGACCAACAAGGaacaataaattaataaattgtgGCACAGTGTGGCACACTTTCGACATTGACATTGGCAGAATGTCAGAAATCGGCAACCTTGCCAACTACTGTCATTCTTTTCCCGCTTTTTCCAAACATGTAAAGTAAACATCCCATTGTtaaattttttgtttctttagacATGAACAGCTTAGTTTTTCGGAGCAAATCATTTGTTTTTATGCGAACCAGATGCATAAATTTATTGAGACTGATGGCACCCGATATCAAAACGATCAAAATTATGAATCTATCTGTTGGTGGTTTTAGCTTGCATGGGCGAAAGGATTCGACAGATCAGCCAGAAGATCATTGATTCTAGAGCAGACCGTAAATCTTAAATCTTTGGCAAACTCTTGTtctacagtgaacgttcgctaattggggtttttctagttggggcgctttttagttgaaggttcgctaattggggcgaaacccaattaaaaagcagctaaacgtcagaatgtgatgtcaaaaacgcgttgacgtttggtttccgtgtttggcgggatcgatattttctggcgcgtaaaattttcctttgttcaatgcaaaaagtaaacaacattgacgcttgtcaaaacgccccaattaacgaacggcattcgctagttggggtgaggtcgtgccccaattagcgaacgatcactgtattcgCAATTTGAAAATGAAGTTCCCTGAAAAGTTATTTCATTTCTCGAGTTTCACACGCGAAGAAAGTAAAATAGTTGGAAATACCATTGATTATGCCGGCCGTTGCTGAACTAAATCAGCAGCCAGGATGATGGTCTGCTTAAAAATGGGTCCATTAAGACGGTGCGAGGAGGCGCTAGTTCAATTACTTCCGACACTGCAGTTCATGATGAATTATTTTCGCAAATATCCAAAAggcgttgatataattttgaagcGCCTTTCGGACGATATGAACATTTTCACCTCTTCCCCTCCGATTAATTCGGCATCTTCATTAGAAAAGGGTGAAAccgcttttgtaaacaaaagcttcttcCGTCACTGGTGGGCTAATGTGTGCGCACCAATGCAATCCTGCGCCATTTAATGAAATGATAGAATACGCTGCTGCCATTCGATTGCGTGTGTGAGCCCACAAGCAACGAGAGAAACCCGCATAGTAAATAACCTTTTTGTATAATGTACTTATAATAAACTCATTTTAATACACACCGTTAACATTTATGTTGCTGTTCATTTACATTGAGACCATAATTCCTTTTGCGTATTGGATTATGAACTACATCACTTGCACAATGATGCATATAGTTAAAGTTCAGAGTATAGTTGATGAATAATTGTAATAATTATCAACAGATTCTGACACTTTTCATTCCGTGCATCGTATTATTTTCCAAAGTCCAGTTTTCCTGTATATACCCTGTGCCAGAGCTGCAAAAATGTGTTGTTAGTAAGCTTGTTTTCAACCGAATAAAATTGATAATGGTAAGTTCGATTAATTTGCATTTAAATCATTGGTAATTTACAGATTTGATTTAATTCTAGATAATCTAAATGATCAGAGAGACAATGAAATATACTGCTTGGTATTCGATACAAATGAATGATCGGAACAAGGATCGAAAGGATCtgcataagggccaatgtccacgtagcggttttttacgctgcgtgcacgcctcgttcacgcaaggtacccagcatcaaatggagcaatgcacacgtaaacgtgtgcacgactacatttaatgccgggtaccttgcgtggacgcggcgtgcacgcagcttgaaaacacgctacgtgggcatcggccctaagattgGCCAACACGAGATCTAATATACAGGCTGCGTATTCAACGGCCGACTGGATAATGATTTTGGGCTAGCTTTCAAGGTAATGTTTCTTGTGCGCTTTATTATCTCTCCTTCGATGTGATATCTGTCCTCCGATTTAAATTATTCgtgatgtttttatttttatttagaacATTCATTAAAATATACACTTTGAAAACAATACGTTCGTAGTTATAAATGATtattaaatttaaagaaaatacaaaaaaatctaaagcaaAAATTAATCGCAAGGGGTACCGTCGCACAGATTCTCCTTATATGTTTCGATTATAACTTCAAAATAAGACTTATTGTTCGAAGCTTCTAAAGTGGAtgatattgctttttgcattgaaacttttcgtttcgtcactgaaagcattgacacttgtcttcagcgactgcttccgcgatagagcatttgcacatttcattcactcatacatctatattgctgtcaaaatgtacatttgacaattaaattttcagctaaaagctctattttttgacaccggtgcactcacacaagcAATCGATATCAGTTGTCagaaaatcaggagtaccaacttgaccaccatctccttgtcgccgagtctggcgctgagtgctcggcgcggaaacccaaaggtgggaataaaattttggggcttatgcgcaatatccCAACATTCTGCTGTATAATATGtgaaaaattttgttcgagaaaatgATCGATTTTTTATAGTAACATAACTTAACCGCCCTTACCACATATTGTAAATTGGTGGAAAACAATTTATCGTATTGTTCAAACAATCTGGGATAGTGTGGACGTATGGTTGCGATAGGTGATTCATACCGTTGTACAAGTATTGTTTGGAATGGTTTTTAATTATATAGGAGACAGTAATTTAATGGTCCACAACTATGCGGGAACACTTCTTTACAAAAGCAATATCGTCCTTTTGAAACGTTGGAGCCGAACTGGAGTGGTGAAAATTagattttgttttctatttgtttCTTTCTATTGACAGAAGTGTGTTTATGTTCGAACAGTGTTGCCAAACTTTGTCGCTTTATCAGTACTTTTGTCAATCACAAAATGTGGCACATTGCGGCACACCGTGGcgcaaaaatttaaatgaacaCAATTCGAATTGTGCTCAGCGCCCACCCCTTGTTATTACCCCtatacactcagaaataaataaatactaaaTGGATTAAAAGTCATACTAactggctattcgcctggttgaccccgcaTTAGTTTAAGCGTGAACAATGCGGAGATAgtataaattgaatttattagCGCATAGTATAACATTCCAGTAAATGGAAATAGAATAACAGCGTTTTAattattttggttttgtttttgaatggccagaaaaaaaaataaaaaaaaatgtttaatttttttcaaatcaaacttTTATTATTTAACCTATTACATTAAATTAGATCAGAAGTTTACTgactttataatttttaaacgGGAATAATTTATATTGATCGGCAAATACGATTATTGTGTCCACGTCGAATTCCCGAAAAATCGATGATACCAATCCCATGCTGCATCTGTTACGCAACAAAGACATTTATCAGCACAATCAGATCATCTATCAAACGGTCTCAATTGACGACACCGTTAAACTTGGTTAAATCGTTTCAGATAACCAGAATCCTCGGGTCCTTCGTAGTGGACACATGTTGTACACTAGGTCTATTCCACTGAGAACCATGTCCCTCGAGTACAGCGCATTATCACCTAAAAATGTTCTCTTCTGGTCTAGCTCCAGTGCCGTCTGCTTGGGGGAAAATTCTGAGTTTCCTTTTGACCTCTGGCCGATCAGCTTAGGTTTTACGCTCCGCCACCTGATAGCTTTCTCGGTGGATTTTGCCACTTGTTTGAACCAGGTGCTAATTTTTGATTCGGCATCAATCCGCGTCGGTCACGGAAAAAACTCATAGTTTTGGTTTAACCAGCCTCGAATACAATGATTCCGGGTAAAGAATTCCGATTTTGTCCTGACATCCTGTGGTGACAATTTTTGCCTAGAAGCAACTGTAAAGGGAAATTACGCATGTTTAATTTACTCGATCAACTCACTCACCGAGTATTATTCGCACTAGAACTATATCGTTAAACTTACGTTCGAAAATTATGATACGCTGCAGAACTTCAATTTAATTGCAGCAATGAAAaacatggggccctccttagccgtgcggtaagatgcgcgactacaaagcaagaccatgctgagggtggctgggttcgattcccggtgccggtctagacaattttcggattggaaattatctcgacttccctgggcataaaagtatcatcgtgttagcctcatgatatacgaatgcagaaatggtaacttggcttagaaacctcgcagttaataactgtggaagtgcttaatggacactaagctgcgaggcggcaatgtcccagtgtggggatgtaatgtcaatgaagaagaagaatgaaaaacaTGTCTCTTCAAACTATTCAAAGAAATTATAATGCAATTTTTAATAAGCAAGCGCAAATCAGCCTTAGTatatattttgatatttgaCAGTATACTTTTTATACTAGGCTATGTTTAAATGAAACATATTACTAAAATGATTGAAATCTAAACTATTCTAGTTTATCTTCAATTCTGAGTGTAGGGCGAATCAAAGTGCAAAACACTTCATAGTAGCGTGTATATTTTTTTGAGTGTATAGTTATAGGGTCTCCACAAACCAAATCAATGACGCTCGTCAATGACTGTCATCTTTGCACAAAAATGACatatttttttagcttttttgACAAACCGCGACAAACCGCGAAGGAGTTTAACTCGGGAGCGGACTTTGTTTCTCTGTGTTACTTTTGTTAGTAAAATAAAATATCTCGAAATTAACTGTCAATTGGTAATAAGCAGTGACTAATCCGTGAACTCCGTTAGCGGAAGTGCCGTTCTAGTGTAGTGTGGTAAACCTCGAAAGGAAAACACTGGGAACCTGTGATTGAAACTTCGTTTCCAGCAGCCGACGGTCGCTGTGAGGGGTCAAGGTAAAAAGCTGATGTTGCAACAGCATTCCTTGAGGTGAGTCTGTTACTATAAGAGAATTTGAGGTTAGGAATAGTTGATGTTTGTTTTTGAAGACGTTTTTGATATGCGATAAGTAAAATATGAATTTTCTAGTTCGGATTTTCACCCGAGGCAATGAATCACAATCGCAGCAAGTTCACGTCGTTCAGCGATCTAAGCGGGGTTAATTTGAGCCGAACGCTTAGCAGTCCGGTGGCGGAATCGACACATCTAGAAGGCCCAAGCAACAACAGAAGTGGGTTGTTTACCAGTCCGGCAAAAGGAATGGCCAGCGTGAAGCGGAAACCAACTTCGCCGCTGTTTAATAGCAAGACTACCTTCAGAAGCAGCGGAAATCTAAATTCGACCGGATTTGGGCGGATTGATCCTCAGTGagttttttaaatgaatatttttaactATCGAATTGTGACAGGGATGGCAGCGGGTTATGCAAACATTGGTTAGTTTGTTATACAACagcaaaatataaacaaaaaaacaattagaattatttaaaaaattacatTTGCCAGAACCAAAAAACATTTTCTGCAATGagtgtttgtaatttttttaataattattttaccGTTTCAGAGTTTACACCGATGCTCAAAGTCGAGGGTTGGTCAATCGATTGGTGAAGTATCATGACAGGACACAATCTCCGTTGAATAAAAGTCAATCTATGACTAGCTTATACAACAAACCGGGTCAATTCCCTGTAGTGCACTTGAAGAAAaccgaaatcaagtattcgccTCGGCGGAACAATTCCGTGACGTCGGTTCGTATCGCTCCACCGGAAAAGTCCGTCTTTCAAGCCAACACTCGATCCAACATTTTGAGAGCCGGTTCGCTGTTGATTCCAGCGGAGCCACATATGAAACTGGCCAGAGGTTCCCAACCGGATGATGAAATCGACGCAGAGAATCGAGTTATAGCTCCGACGGCTGAACTGGATGTAGCTCCGACCAAGAGCGTGCTGGATGCTTTAAAGGAAATTTCACGAAAGAGAATCAACAACGAAGAGCTGGATGCGGACCGAATTAAAAAGCAATGCAAGGAACTGTCAGAGGTAGATTCTGGAGGTGGAGGTGGAACAAAACGTGCCAGAGAACTCCCTTCATCGGCGTCGCCACCTTCAAAAGGATCTGGAGATCAGCAGCTTCAGAAGAAACGATTGTGCAGCAAAAATAATGATATTTTAAGTTCATTGAGTTCCAGTTTGGTTATGAGCACGCCGAAAAGGGTAGAGCCCGTTTCTTCGAAGCCACGTGAGCTGAACATGGATCAGACTTTTGCAACCAATGTAGGAACGCCCTTTGGCTCGAATGCCACAGTGGTGGCCGATAGAAAAGCCGAATTACGAGAGTCGGTAGTTTTGAGTAATTTAGAATCCACATCGTTGCCGCAGATAGTTAGGAGTGTGCCAGAAATTATGCCGCCGATTAAACCTAAACCTTCTCAGCCGAAGATTACTCTATTCAACAAGAAGTATGACGATACATTGGTCAGGCAAGTGGTGAGCGATAATGAGGAGCAGGATGATGACGAAGAATTGGGAGGCCGGATTAGTTTTATAAAGCCGAAGCAAAAGTCGCCGATTTTGAACAGCGATAAGGCAGCTTTACGGCAGGTTGAGAAGTCAAAACTATCATTGATTCTTAGTTGCCTCAGCGAGGACTATGACGATGAAGAGGAACCGCCAGAATCTATAACTAATGTTCCAATTGTGGCGAAAGATACAGTTGATGCTTTGAAACCGTCACTGGGTAAGGTAGAGGATAAGAGTTCGGAAGTGACTGTCCCGAAACCGAGCGGGATTGCAGCTTTGATCAGTGAACCCATCAAGGATGCTGGCTTAGGTAAAATTGAACCTCCCAAGCCGGTAATCGTTAAATCAAGCGAACCATCAAAATCAACGGGACAATTCAGTTTTGGAACACCAACCAAGCCGACGGACATCAATGCTACTTTTAGCTTCCAAACACCGACCAAACCTGCATCAACCTCAGCGGACACCAAACCTCTAGAGAAAGCTACTTTTTCGTTTGGAACCACAGCTGCTCCAGGTATTAACGCCCCGAAGTCCGATGCTCCTCCTGCATACACTTTACCGGCAGCTAACTCTACATCAGTTCCAATTCCGGCGACACCTTCCGGATTTGGTTTCTCAACTTCCCCGAAATCAACGATCACCACAACAAATACGGCTTCCGTTACTCCAAGTTTAATTAACTTCTCACCGGCTCCGACATCCAAACAGGACGTTCCAAAAAGTGGTTTTTCGCTTCTCCCTGCTATTTCTACAAACGCATCGTCAGGCAGTCCTCAAAACACGTTGAGCATCGCCCAGTCCTCTATTCCTACCTTCGGCAGTGGTTCTGGATTTAGTGCTTTTAAACCACTATCGCCTACAGCGGGAACAACGACTGAATCCGCTGCAGTTTCATCGTTTGGAACCATTGCTGCGACACCACCCGCTTCAACATCAGCAACAATCACCAACATTCCAACTCCTGGTGGTTTCTCTTTCGGAACAAGTAGCATTCTGAAAGCTACAACTGCAGCGGCATCCACGACGACAACCACAAGTGCATTCTCTTTCGGAGGAGCGTCATCTGTTGCTGCCACACCGGCGACGGCAGCACCTATTTTCGGTGCGTCCTCCGCGGCACCGAAATTCGGGTTTGGTTCAGTCCCTACTGCTACCACGGCTTCTATCGCTCCCTCGTTTGGAACCGTAACGACGACTTCTACTGTTCCCTTGTTTGGAACCGCAACGACCACTACGGCAGCCTCATCCTTCGTAGCACCGAACGCTCCACCAACAACGGCGCCTCCACCATTCGGAAGCGTATCCACTTCAAGCATTTCCACGGTAAAGCCACATTCTACGGGCATTTTTGGAGGAGCCGTTGATGCTACTACACCAATCACATTTGGTCAGGTGCCATCTGCGAGTTCCAGTTTTTCGTTCGGTTCTGGAAATAACACCGCGGCGTTTTCGTTCGGAAATGCCGCCACATCAGCACCGGTCACAGTCACGACAGCAGCCCCAGTGGCGGCCAACAGCAGTAACGTCTTTGGAAGCGGGATTAACAGTGGAAGCGCGAGCTCTGTGCCGAGTTTCGCTTCGGTACCTTCGTTCGGTACCAGCCCGGCTCCGGTATTTGGTGCCGCCACCAGCCCACCTGCGTTCGGTGCTTCCGTTGCCAGCGCGACATCGACGGCTACTGGCTTTGGAGCATCCCCAATGTTTGGTGCCGGGCCCGGATCGTCAGCCACAGCCGCTAATTCAAGGTAAGTTTTTCATATAGACAAtttttgtttcatattttgTGCTTATTCAATTATTACATTATAATTCAACTATAGAATTGCTTTCCACATGTACACATGttttaattctattttttttctcctCTATACCAGCGCCGTATTTGGTAGATCCTCCACGGTTACATCGCCTTTTGGTGGGACCAATTCAACACCGGCAGCGTCAACAACAAGCCTGTTCGGGGGCGGCACTTCCAACAACAATCAATCCAGTGTTACTTCCCCAGCATCCGCTCCATTCTCTTTCGGTGCTTCCGCAGCGACAGTGCCACCAACGACCAATAAACCTTTTGCATTTGGCGGTAATGCCACTGTCAGCAGTAACAACAGCTCTGGTGTAAGCTCCTCTACTCCGGCTGGCAGTGTTAATAAATCTAACAGTTTCAGTTTTACCGCGGGATCGAATTCAACGGCAGCACCAGTTGCTGCCAGTGCATCTGCGTTCAATTTTGGTGTCGCTTCGAACGCAACCAACTCTGTTGTGCCTCCGCCAGCATTCGATAGTAACACTGGCAACACTCCATTCTCCTTCAATACCAGCGcaactaataataataatcaggCGACCGTTAAGCCGTTTGCGTTCGGTACGCCTAGTCAAACCACATCAACCCCGTCAGTTGGTGGTGCCGGAATATTTGGAGGGCCTGGCGGAGGATCGGCGCCTGCGTTCAACTTTTCCGCCGGTTCGAACCCTGCTGGCAACGCTCCTAGTGCCGCCGTTCCAACTGCATTCTCATTCACCGGTGGCGCTGCTGCAACAGCAGTATCAGGAGGTCCATTCGCTATGCCAAACGGAGCAGCACCCGGAGGTGC
The Armigeres subalbatus isolate Guangzhou_Male unplaced genomic scaffold, GZ_Asu_2 Contig1366, whole genome shotgun sequence genome window above contains:
- the LOC134202706 gene encoding mucin-19-like, with product MNHNRSKFTSFSDLSGVNLSRTLSSPVAESTHLEGPSNNRSGLFTSPAKGMASVKRKPTSPLFNSKTTFRSSGNLNSTGFGRIDPQVYTDAQSRGLVNRLVKYHDRTQSPLNKSQSMTSLYNKPGQFPVVHLKKTEIKYSPRRNNSVTSVRIAPPEKSVFQANTRSNILRAGSLLIPAEPHMKLARGSQPDDEIDAENRVIAPTAELDVAPTKSVLDALKEISRKRINNEELDADRIKKQCKELSEVDSGGGGGTKRARELPSSASPPSKGSGDQQLQKKRLCSKNNDILSSLSSSLVMSTPKRVEPVSSKPRELNMDQTFATNVGTPFGSNATVVADRKAELRESVVLSNLESTSLPQIVRSVPEIMPPIKPKPSQPKITLFNKKYDDTLVRQVVSDNEEQDDDEELGGRISFIKPKQKSPILNSDKAALRQVEKSKLSLILSCLSEDYDDEEEPPESITNVPIVAKDTVDALKPSLGKVEDKSSEVTVPKPSGIAALISEPIKDAGLGKIEPPKPVIVKSSEPSKSTGQFSFGTPTKPTDINATFSFQTPTKPASTSADTKPLEKATFSFGTTAAPGINAPKSDAPPAYTLPAANSTSVPIPATPSGFGFSTSPKSTITTTNTASVTPSLINFSPAPTSKQDVPKSGFSLLPAISTNASSGSPQNTLSIAQSSIPTFGSGSGFSAFKPLSPTAGTTTESAAVSSFGTIAATPPASTSATITNIPTPGGFSFGTSSILKATTAAASTTTTTSAFSFGGASSVAATPATAAPIFGASSAAPKFGFGSVPTATTASIAPSFGTVTTTSTVPLFGTATTTTAASSFVAPNAPPTTAPPPFGSVSTSSISTVKPHSTGIFGGAVDATTPITFGQVPSASSSFSFGSGNNTAAFSFGNAATSAPVTVTTAAPVAANSSNVFGSGINSGSASSVPSFASVPSFGTSPAPVFGAATSPPAFGASVASATSTATGFGASPMFGAGPGSSATAANSSAVFGRSSTVTSPFGGTNSTPAASTTSLFGGGTSNNNQSSVTSPASAPFSFGASAATVPPTTNKPFAFGGNATVSSNNSSGVSSSTPAGSVNKSNSFSFTAGSNSTAAPVAASASAFNFGVASNATNSVVPPPAFDSNTGNTPFSFNTSATNNNNQATVKPFAFGTPSQTTSTPSVGGAGIFGGPGGGSAPAFNFSAGSNPAGNAPSAAVPTAFSFTGGAAATAVSGGPFAMPNGAAPGGAPMFSIGTGGGSNMPPGRRPIRMATRRLK